The Streptomyces sp. Je 1-332 genome has a window encoding:
- a CDS encoding NAD(P)/FAD-dependent oxidoreductase, whose amino-acid sequence MSAQTSPYESDALPTDTVDVVVIGGGAAGLNGALMLARSRRAVVVIDSGTPRNAPAAAMHGFIVLDGTPPPEILERGREQVRQYGGRVVFGEVAAAEPATPSADGDLRFTVTLADGRTLTARRVLVATGLRDVLPEVPGLAEHWGHGVVHCPYCHGWEVRDEPIGILATGPLSVHHAWLFRQLTDDLLYFARGTDLDSETRARFAARGIRVVETDVREVVTGSDGALVGVRLTDGTLVERRVLAVATRMEARTEGLDGLKLPMEDLPDNMGRRFASAMAGTTEIPGVWVAGNATDLAAQVGASAAAGALAASHINAMLATADTDAALAAAQKATG is encoded by the coding sequence ATGTCTGCGCAGACTTCCCCCTACGAGAGCGACGCACTGCCGACCGACACCGTGGACGTGGTGGTGATCGGCGGCGGCGCCGCGGGCCTGAACGGTGCGCTGATGCTGGCCCGCTCGCGCCGTGCGGTCGTCGTGATCGACAGCGGTACCCCGCGCAACGCGCCCGCCGCCGCCATGCACGGCTTCATCGTCCTCGACGGCACCCCGCCGCCAGAGATCCTCGAGCGCGGACGCGAGCAGGTACGCCAGTACGGCGGCCGCGTCGTCTTCGGGGAGGTGGCCGCGGCAGAACCCGCCACCCCCTCGGCCGACGGTGATCTGCGGTTCACCGTCACCCTGGCCGACGGCCGCACCCTGACGGCGCGCCGGGTGCTGGTGGCCACCGGCCTGCGCGACGTGCTGCCCGAGGTGCCCGGCCTGGCCGAACACTGGGGACACGGCGTGGTGCACTGCCCCTACTGCCACGGCTGGGAGGTGCGCGACGAACCCATCGGCATCCTCGCCACCGGTCCTCTCTCCGTCCACCACGCCTGGCTGTTCCGCCAACTGACCGACGATCTCCTCTACTTCGCCCGTGGCACCGACCTGGACTCCGAGACCCGCGCCCGCTTCGCCGCCCGGGGCATCCGCGTCGTCGAGACCGACGTGAGGGAAGTCGTCACCGGCAGCGACGGCGCCCTCGTGGGTGTCCGCCTGACCGACGGCACCCTCGTCGAGCGGCGGGTCCTGGCCGTCGCCACAAGGATGGAGGCCCGCACTGAGGGCCTGGACGGGCTGAAGCTGCCCATGGAGGACCTGCCCGACAACATGGGCCGCCGCTTCGCTTCCGCCATGGCCGGCACCACCGAGATCCCGGGTGTGTGGGTGGCGGGCAACGCCACCGACCTCGCCGCCCAGGTCGGGGCCTCCGCCGCGGCCGGAGCCCTGGCCGCCTCCCACATCAACGCGATGCTGGCCACGGCGGACACCGACGCCGCCCTCGCCGCCGCGCAGAAGGCCACCGGCTGA
- a CDS encoding MFS transporter, whose protein sequence is MSTHQPPQTPKSPVDAVGAPDARQLRAILITVSIALMAVIASVSGLSVAQTHLAVEFGASQTAVLWMINSYTLALAALLLPLGAIGDRLGRKPMLIAGLVIFGAASVLAGLAPTAGVMIAARVAAGVSAAMIMPITLAVITSTFPEEERGKAIGVWTGVAGGGGIVGMFLSALLVDVADWRWLFVLPVVLGAVALAMTLKSVPNSRERSAHSFDTIGALLSIFAVTGLIFVLQEGPERGWTAPITLVSLAVGVAAAVAFVAWELRRRDASLLDVRLFRERGLAGGSITLLVVFGVQAGIAVVLFPFFQAVLGMSGLLSTVALMPMAVMMMMGSGLAPKVAAKIGARSTMTVGVALSALGLALMAMFVSVDGGYLSILAGMIIMGIGMGLSMTPSTEAITGALPRAKQGVASALNDVTREFGTALGIAMLGALLASGYRSAIDGKLDGIPDGAADTAREGIANAIEVAPTTGGHAQDLIHAAQQSFVDGWQQSMWVGATVMAALLVYVALRGPKNTAPRQPDAEAATEAEVTDNVAAR, encoded by the coding sequence ATGAGTACCCATCAGCCTCCACAGACGCCAAAATCGCCGGTCGACGCAGTAGGTGCGCCGGATGCGCGTCAGCTGCGCGCGATCCTGATCACCGTCTCGATCGCTTTGATGGCTGTCATCGCCTCGGTGTCGGGGCTCAGCGTCGCCCAGACCCACCTGGCCGTCGAGTTCGGCGCCTCGCAGACCGCCGTCCTGTGGATGATCAACAGCTACACCCTCGCCCTGGCCGCGCTGCTGCTGCCGCTCGGCGCCATCGGTGATCGCCTGGGCCGCAAGCCCATGTTGATCGCGGGGTTGGTCATCTTCGGCGCCGCCAGCGTCCTCGCGGGACTCGCCCCGACGGCCGGGGTAATGATCGCGGCCCGGGTGGCCGCCGGCGTCAGCGCCGCGATGATCATGCCGATCACCCTGGCCGTCATCACCTCCACCTTCCCCGAGGAGGAACGCGGCAAGGCGATCGGTGTGTGGACCGGTGTCGCCGGAGGCGGCGGCATCGTGGGCATGTTCCTCTCCGCCCTGCTGGTCGACGTCGCCGACTGGCGCTGGCTGTTCGTACTGCCCGTGGTCCTGGGGGCCGTGGCGCTGGCGATGACACTGAAGTCGGTGCCCAACTCCCGCGAACGCTCCGCCCATTCCTTCGACACGATTGGCGCGCTGCTCTCCATCTTCGCCGTGACTGGTCTCATCTTCGTCCTGCAGGAAGGCCCCGAGCGCGGCTGGACCGCCCCCATCACGCTGGTCAGCCTGGCCGTCGGCGTCGCCGCCGCCGTTGCCTTCGTGGCCTGGGAGCTGCGCCGCCGCGATGCCTCGCTGTTGGACGTACGCCTGTTCCGTGAGCGCGGCCTGGCCGGCGGCTCGATCACCTTGCTGGTCGTCTTCGGTGTCCAGGCCGGTATCGCCGTGGTCCTCTTCCCGTTCTTCCAGGCTGTGCTCGGCATGTCGGGGCTGCTGTCGACCGTGGCGCTGATGCCGATGGCCGTCATGATGATGATGGGCTCGGGCCTGGCCCCCAAGGTGGCCGCCAAGATCGGCGCCCGCTCCACCATGACGGTAGGCGTCGCCCTGTCCGCGCTCGGCCTGGCGCTGATGGCGATGTTCGTATCCGTGGACGGCGGCTATCTGTCCATCCTGGCCGGCATGATCATCATGGGTATCGGCATGGGTCTGTCGATGACGCCCTCCACCGAGGCCATCACCGGCGCCCTGCCCCGCGCCAAGCAGGGCGTCGCCTCCGCGCTCAACGACGTCACCCGCGAGTTCGGCACCGCTCTCGGAATCGCGATGCTCGGCGCGCTCCTGGCCAGCGGCTACCGCAGCGCCATCGACGGCAAGCTCGACGGCATCCCCGACGGGGCCGCGGACACCGCACGCGAGGGCATCGCCAACGCCATCGAGGTCGCGCCCACCACCGGAGGCCACGCCCAGGATCTGATCCACGCCGCGCAGCAGTCCTTCGTCGACGGCTGGCAGCAGTCCATGTGGGTCGGCGCCACCGTCATGGCCGCCCTGCTCGTCTACGTCGCCCTGCGCGGCCCGAAGAACACCGCACCCCGCCAGCCCGACGCCGAGGCAGCCACCGAGGCCGAGGTCACGGACAACGTCGCCGCTCGCTGA
- a CDS encoding ATP-binding cassette domain-containing protein — protein sequence MPPPPPPAHLSFEGKYGRNPLAEASFAKMCGRLPSVLRHTARVAWAVDRGAVTLLLGCQILTGAAAALLLAFTAKAMTQLLGTGEVSERLHAALPALVVVTAAAGVARVSGALASYADGRITPLLMTEADVALVSAVCRVEASTYGEDGFADRQEAAEVGVTRTRMMVQDSQRFMAALVRMIAAGGVITALHPLMLPLLLLAVIPAGMGAVLSARVDYETHYANVGDRNVRGTMRWWATYSRYGDEVRANGMTGYLIYWYRALSERIDERTLTAAPRMLRIVLATSALGGVFLLGTWATLAWLATTGRVALPIAATAVVAVQTTLAALSQFVIYGAALFHTSLYLADMWSFLDAAAERAPQRGELTIGERVQEIRLDEVVYQYPGKSEPAVDGVSLTLRRGEILAIVGENGSGKSTLAKLITGILLADKGRVRWDGTDLADADPDSVWSRTALVPQDFACWPLRARENVTLGQPKTLDDALVWEAVDAVGMREAIEKLPKRLDTLLARELFGGAELSGGQWQRLVCARALYRRTPLLILDEPTSQMDPRGEHQIFLEIKRIAAERMTIVVTHQLDNTRLADRILVMREGRVIEQGGYDELVDGGGLFAELVALAKDR from the coding sequence ATGCCGCCCCCTCCGCCTCCGGCCCATCTCAGCTTCGAGGGGAAGTACGGCAGGAACCCGCTGGCAGAGGCCAGTTTCGCGAAGATGTGCGGCCGGCTCCCGTCGGTGCTGCGGCACACCGCCCGCGTCGCCTGGGCCGTGGACCGCGGCGCCGTCACGCTGTTGCTCGGCTGCCAGATCCTCACCGGGGCCGCGGCCGCCCTGCTCCTGGCGTTCACCGCGAAGGCCATGACACAGCTCCTCGGAACAGGGGAGGTATCCGAACGTCTGCACGCCGCGCTGCCCGCGCTCGTCGTCGTCACGGCGGCCGCGGGAGTGGCGCGCGTCAGCGGCGCCCTGGCCTCCTACGCCGACGGGCGGATCACCCCACTCCTGATGACGGAGGCGGACGTCGCACTCGTGTCCGCGGTGTGCCGCGTCGAAGCCTCGACGTACGGGGAGGACGGATTCGCCGACCGGCAGGAGGCCGCCGAGGTCGGCGTCACTCGGACCCGGATGATGGTCCAGGACTCCCAGCGGTTCATGGCCGCCCTCGTACGCATGATCGCGGCGGGCGGGGTCATCACCGCGCTGCATCCGCTGATGCTGCCCCTGCTGCTGCTCGCGGTGATCCCGGCGGGCATGGGGGCCGTGTTGTCGGCGCGCGTGGACTACGAGACGCACTACGCCAACGTCGGCGACCGCAACGTGCGCGGCACGATGCGCTGGTGGGCCACCTACTCCCGCTACGGCGACGAGGTCCGCGCCAATGGCATGACCGGCTACCTCATCTACTGGTACCGCGCCCTGTCCGAGCGCATCGACGAGCGCACCCTGACCGCCGCGCCCCGCATGCTGCGCATCGTTCTGGCCACCAGCGCTCTCGGCGGGGTCTTCCTCCTGGGTACCTGGGCCACCCTCGCGTGGCTGGCCACCACCGGTCGCGTCGCACTGCCGATCGCGGCCACCGCGGTGGTCGCCGTCCAGACCACGCTGGCCGCGCTCTCGCAGTTCGTCATCTACGGCGCCGCGCTGTTCCACACCTCGCTGTACCTCGCCGACATGTGGTCCTTCCTCGACGCGGCCGCCGAACGCGCCCCACAGCGCGGCGAGTTGACCATCGGAGAGCGGGTTCAGGAGATCCGCCTCGACGAGGTCGTCTACCAGTACCCCGGCAAGAGCGAACCCGCGGTCGACGGGGTCTCGCTCACGCTGCGCCGCGGCGAGATCCTGGCCATCGTGGGCGAGAACGGGTCGGGCAAGTCCACCCTGGCCAAACTGATCACCGGCATCCTGCTGGCCGACAAGGGCCGAGTCCGGTGGGACGGGACCGACTTGGCCGACGCCGACCCCGACTCCGTGTGGTCGCGGACCGCGCTGGTCCCGCAGGACTTCGCCTGCTGGCCGCTGCGGGCCCGCGAGAACGTCACCCTCGGGCAGCCCAAGACCCTCGACGACGCCTTGGTGTGGGAGGCCGTCGACGCGGTCGGGATGCGAGAGGCGATCGAGAAGCTGCCGAAGAGACTCGACACGTTGCTCGCCCGTGAACTCTTCGGCGGCGCCGAGCTGTCGGGAGGGCAGTGGCAGCGGCTCGTATGCGCCAGGGCGCTGTACCGACGGACGCCCCTCCTGATCCTGGACGAGCCGACCTCCCAGATGGACCCGCGCGGCGAGCACCAGATCTTCCTGGAGATCAAACGCATCGCCGCCGAGCGCATGACGATCGTCGTCACGCACCAGCTCGACAACACCCGCCTCGCCGACCGGATCCTCGTCATGCGCGAAGGCCGCGTGATCGAGCAGGGCGGTTATGACGAACTGGTGGACGGTGGCGGCCTGTTCGCGGAACTCGTCGCCCTGGCCAAGGACCGGTGA
- a CDS encoding FGGY-family carbohydrate kinase, which yields MSGTRPRYFIGIDNGSQSSKVTVFDDRGRAVSEGRSALRPYDTPRPGVVEHPDDDLWTSIGEASRAAMAGFTGDAADIVGVGLCTIRFCRAVLKADGTLAQPVMSWMDERVGMPYAHTNPDAAYVTTSSGYISHRMTAAFRDTAANYAGIWPLDSDTWQWTDDDAELAKSGMPRAMLFDLVLPGDILGEVTEAAARHTGIPAGVPVVATANDKAVEALGCGLRSPDTLLVSLGTYVAGMTTGPRNVKNATDFWTNYASLPHSYLYESGGVRRGMWTVSWYRDLLGEEAVAEARAAGVSVEDHLNSEAVKVPPGSDGLMTVLDWLAPGEAPFRKGSILGFDGRHGSSHIYRSILEALAMTIHDSAARMAKELGTEYGEVIVSGGGSRSDLMMQIQADVHGVPARRAEASSAAGLGSVICAAVGLGVYADFDEAIDAMVRPGEIFLPSQAHHHLYRRLEDVYRDVRGHTDAIYRRTYDIFG from the coding sequence ATGTCAGGCACCCGTCCCCGCTACTTCATCGGCATCGACAACGGCTCACAGTCGTCCAAGGTGACCGTCTTCGACGACCGCGGCCGTGCCGTGAGCGAGGGACGCTCCGCCCTGCGCCCCTACGACACCCCGCGTCCGGGCGTCGTGGAGCACCCGGACGACGACCTGTGGACGTCGATCGGCGAGGCGAGCCGTGCGGCGATGGCCGGGTTCACCGGGGACGCGGCGGACATCGTGGGCGTCGGCCTGTGCACGATCCGGTTCTGCCGCGCCGTCCTCAAGGCGGACGGCACCCTCGCCCAGCCCGTCATGAGCTGGATGGACGAGCGGGTCGGTATGCCCTACGCACACACCAACCCCGACGCGGCGTACGTGACGACGTCCTCCGGCTACATCAGCCACCGTATGACCGCCGCCTTCCGTGACACGGCGGCCAACTACGCCGGTATCTGGCCGCTGGACTCCGACACCTGGCAGTGGACGGACGACGACGCGGAGCTCGCCAAGTCCGGCATGCCGCGCGCCATGCTCTTCGACCTGGTGCTGCCCGGCGACATCCTCGGCGAGGTCACCGAGGCCGCGGCCCGGCACACCGGCATCCCCGCGGGTGTGCCGGTGGTGGCCACCGCCAACGACAAGGCGGTCGAGGCCCTCGGCTGCGGGCTGCGCTCCCCCGACACGCTCCTCGTCTCGCTCGGCACGTACGTCGCGGGCATGACGACGGGCCCCCGCAACGTCAAGAACGCCACGGACTTCTGGACCAACTACGCGTCCCTTCCCCACTCGTACCTCTACGAGTCCGGAGGCGTACGACGCGGCATGTGGACGGTCAGCTGGTACCGCGACCTGCTCGGCGAGGAGGCGGTCGCCGAGGCCCGCGCGGCGGGAGTGAGCGTCGAGGACCACCTCAACTCCGAGGCGGTGAAGGTCCCACCGGGCTCCGACGGCCTGATGACGGTCCTGGACTGGCTCGCGCCGGGCGAGGCCCCGTTCCGCAAGGGCTCGATCCTCGGCTTCGACGGACGTCACGGCAGCTCCCACATCTACCGTTCCATCCTGGAAGCGCTCGCCATGACGATCCACGACTCGGCGGCGCGGATGGCGAAGGAACTGGGCACCGAGTACGGCGAGGTGATCGTCTCGGGCGGCGGCTCACGCTCGGACCTCATGATGCAGATCCAGGCCGACGTGCACGGCGTCCCGGCCCGCCGCGCCGAGGCATCCAGCGCCGCCGGCCTCGGCTCGGTGATCTGCGCGGCGGTGGGCCTCGGCGTGTACGCCGACTTCGACGAGGCGATCGACGCGATGGTCCGCCCCGGCGAGATCTTCCTGCCCTCCCAGGCCCATCACCACCTGTACCGACGCCTGGAGGACGTGTACCGAGACGTACGCGGCCACACCGACGCGATCTACCGGCGGACGTACGACATCTTCGGCTGA
- a CDS encoding FAD-binding oxidoreductase produces the protein MAQSLSKLTRDDIVARLTDLLAADQIVTDEEQLKLASVDRFKKYQSVHGIFDGPIPAAIVNARSTEDVSKVLAFADENKINVVARTGRTGTEGGLETAVEDTIVLDGSGLDEIIKVDAENMQVTVQCGVPLQVLEDKLREQGLTTGHSPQSKPLAQYGGLVSTRSIGQFSTLYGAIEDMVVGLEAVFPDGSVTRIKNVPRRAAGPDIRHIVIGNEGALCYITEVTVKIFKYQPENNEFHGFLVDDMATGIKVIREVVTNGFKPSVVRVYSPEDARQHFSHFYKEKVVVVFVAEGPKGLVRATSEEIERVVGQYPHEKVDPALIENWFDNLNWGVDKIEAEQQVMLAKAELGYTTEVSVDWSRTVELYENVIGRIQGEYPAADDLVLLGAHSSHSYQTGTNLYFVYDYKINCEPREEIEKYHIPLNAIIVEEALKVGGSMVHHHGVGKYRAPWTTQEHGSAYAILAKLKETFDPNGIMNKGTIFPIGS, from the coding sequence ATGGCCCAGTCGCTCTCCAAGCTCACCCGCGACGACATCGTCGCCCGGCTCACCGACCTGCTCGCCGCCGACCAGATCGTCACGGACGAGGAGCAGCTCAAGCTCGCGAGCGTCGACCGGTTCAAGAAGTACCAGTCGGTGCACGGCATCTTCGACGGCCCGATCCCGGCCGCGATCGTCAACGCCCGCTCCACCGAGGACGTGTCGAAGGTCCTCGCCTTCGCCGACGAGAACAAGATCAATGTGGTGGCGCGCACCGGCCGCACCGGCACCGAGGGCGGCCTGGAGACCGCCGTCGAGGACACCATCGTGCTCGACGGCTCGGGCCTCGACGAGATCATCAAGGTCGACGCCGAGAACATGCAGGTCACGGTCCAGTGCGGCGTACCGCTCCAGGTCCTGGAGGACAAGCTGCGCGAGCAGGGCCTGACGACGGGCCACTCGCCGCAGTCCAAGCCGCTCGCCCAGTACGGCGGTCTGGTCTCCACCCGCTCCATCGGCCAGTTCTCCACCCTGTACGGGGCGATCGAGGACATGGTCGTCGGCCTGGAGGCGGTCTTCCCCGACGGCTCGGTCACCCGCATCAAGAACGTGCCGCGCCGCGCGGCCGGCCCCGACATCCGGCACATCGTCATCGGCAACGAGGGCGCCCTGTGCTACATCACCGAGGTCACCGTCAAGATCTTCAAGTACCAGCCGGAGAACAACGAGTTCCACGGCTTCCTCGTCGACGACATGGCCACCGGCATCAAGGTGATCCGCGAGGTCGTCACGAACGGCTTCAAGCCGTCGGTCGTGCGCGTCTACTCCCCCGAGGACGCCCGCCAGCACTTCTCCCACTTCTACAAGGAGAAGGTCGTCGTCGTCTTCGTCGCCGAAGGCCCCAAGGGTCTCGTGCGCGCCACCAGCGAGGAGATCGAGCGCGTCGTCGGCCAGTACCCGCACGAGAAGGTCGACCCGGCCCTGATCGAGAACTGGTTCGACAACCTCAACTGGGGCGTGGACAAGATCGAGGCCGAGCAGCAGGTCATGCTGGCCAAGGCCGAACTCGGCTACACCACCGAGGTGTCGGTCGACTGGTCGCGCACCGTCGAGCTGTACGAGAACGTGATCGGCCGCATCCAGGGCGAGTACCCGGCAGCCGACGACCTGGTCCTGCTGGGCGCGCACTCCTCGCACAGCTACCAGACCGGCACGAACCTGTACTTCGTCTACGACTACAAGATCAACTGCGAGCCGCGCGAGGAGATCGAGAAGTACCACATCCCGCTCAACGCGATCATCGTGGAGGAGGCCCTCAAGGTCGGCGGCTCGATGGTCCACCACCACGGCGTCGGCAAGTACCGCGCCCCGTGGACGACCCAGGAGCACGGCAGCGCGTACGCGATCCTCGCCAAGCTCAAGGAGACGTTCGACCCGAACGGGATCATGAACAAGGGCACGATCTTCCCGATCGGCTCCTGA
- a CDS encoding SDR family NAD(P)-dependent oxidoreductase has product MDITEFNRDFFSIDGKNAIVTGGNTGLGQAFSLALAKAGANVFVPSMAADDGATQKLIEAEGRRMEFLEADLTKPGVPRQIVEGCADAFGSVDIVVNSAGICNIADVEEFGRAQWDPMVSVNLTAPFELSHEAIRFMVPQRSGKIINIASMFSFLGGQWSPAYAATKHGIAGFTKAYCDELAQHNIQVNAIAPGYFATKITEETRANPETNQRVLDHIPAGRWGDVADLMGATVFLASRASDYVNGHVLPVDGGYLVR; this is encoded by the coding sequence ATGGACATCACCGAGTTCAACCGCGACTTCTTCTCCATCGACGGCAAGAACGCCATCGTCACCGGCGGCAACACCGGCCTCGGCCAGGCGTTCTCGCTGGCGCTCGCCAAGGCCGGCGCCAACGTCTTCGTGCCCTCCATGGCCGCGGACGACGGCGCCACACAGAAGCTGATCGAGGCCGAGGGCCGCCGCATGGAGTTCCTGGAGGCCGACCTCACCAAGCCGGGCGTGCCGAGGCAGATCGTCGAGGGCTGCGCGGACGCGTTCGGGTCGGTCGACATCGTGGTGAACTCGGCGGGCATCTGCAACATCGCCGACGTCGAGGAGTTCGGCCGCGCGCAGTGGGACCCGATGGTGAGCGTGAACCTCACGGCACCCTTCGAGCTGAGCCACGAGGCGATCCGCTTCATGGTTCCGCAGCGCTCCGGCAAGATCATCAACATCGCGTCGATGTTCTCGTTCCTCGGCGGCCAGTGGTCACCCGCGTACGCCGCCACCAAGCACGGCATCGCCGGCTTCACCAAGGCGTACTGCGACGAGCTCGCGCAGCACAACATCCAGGTCAACGCGATCGCCCCGGGCTACTTCGCCACGAAGATCACCGAGGAGACGCGGGCCAACCCCGAGACCAACCAGCGCGTCCTGGACCACATCCCGGCCGGCCGCTGGGGGGACGTCGCCGACCTGATGGGGGCGACGGTCTTCCTCGCCTCCCGCGCCTCGGACTACGTCAACGGCCACGTACTCCCGGTCGACGGAGGCTACTTGGTCCGCTGA
- a CDS encoding MFS transporter translates to MTKSQKWVSFLILSMTGGVIYQVAYIRFVFLGPTATALELSAQQYANIISVFGVVAMVMYFFGGWFADKFSPKALIVTALVGTGVADLYLGTIPGYWGILAAHILMAVMGMGLYWAALVKAIGMLGDSSEQGRLFGFLEGVRGVTSTIVGFVGTAVVAASVAEAAGVLWLIRIYGILCFVYAVLVWLFVKGDERRLADLGSSTVTLRQLWLAARNKYTWLIGGTVMLMYCFYTTLGYFSPLLEHQYGMAAALIGVIGVVRTYVSSSSPARPAESSWTRSPSPRRASCAGCSSAARPSP, encoded by the coding sequence GTGACCAAGTCCCAGAAATGGGTCAGTTTCCTGATCCTGTCGATGACTGGTGGAGTCATCTATCAGGTCGCGTACATCCGGTTCGTCTTCCTGGGGCCGACGGCCACGGCGCTCGAACTCTCGGCCCAGCAGTACGCCAACATCATCTCGGTGTTCGGTGTCGTCGCCATGGTGATGTACTTCTTCGGCGGCTGGTTCGCCGACAAGTTCTCACCGAAGGCCCTGATCGTGACCGCTCTGGTCGGCACCGGCGTCGCCGACCTGTATCTCGGGACCATCCCCGGATACTGGGGAATTCTGGCCGCGCACATCCTGATGGCCGTGATGGGAATGGGCCTGTACTGGGCCGCCCTGGTGAAAGCCATCGGAATGCTGGGTGATTCCTCGGAACAGGGCCGTCTGTTCGGTTTCCTTGAGGGCGTGCGCGGTGTGACGTCGACGATCGTCGGCTTCGTGGGGACGGCCGTCGTCGCGGCGAGCGTCGCCGAGGCGGCGGGCGTGCTGTGGCTGATCCGCATCTACGGCATCCTGTGCTTCGTCTACGCCGTCCTCGTGTGGCTGTTCGTCAAGGGGGACGAGCGGCGCCTGGCCGACCTCGGTTCGAGCACCGTCACGCTGCGGCAGCTGTGGCTGGCCGCGCGGAACAAGTACACGTGGCTCATCGGCGGCACGGTCATGCTGATGTACTGCTTCTACACCACGCTCGGCTACTTCTCGCCGCTCCTGGAGCACCAGTACGGGATGGCGGCCGCGCTCATCGGCGTGATCGGCGTCGTGCGCACGTACGTCTCCAGTTCGTCGCCGGCCCGGCCGGCGGAGTCGTCGTGGACAAGGTCACCAAGTCCACGCCGCGCTTCCTGCGCTGGATGTTCATCGGCTGCGCGGCCGTCGCCGTGA
- a CDS encoding glycerol-3-phosphate responsive antiterminator — MDTTPLPSLLEDHPVVASVKDADDLEAVLRSECRIVFLLYGTVLDLPAIVQRLKDDGRIVLVNVDLLEGFAGKEIVVRYVKERTAADGVLSSKAFMLRAARELGLYAVHRFFLIDSMSYRNLAPQVRMSKADCVEILPGCMPRVISWVVADIDVPLIAGGLVCDRDDVFAALKAGASAIASSNREVWAM; from the coding sequence ATGGACACCACGCCGCTCCCCTCGCTCCTGGAGGACCACCCGGTCGTCGCCAGCGTCAAGGACGCCGACGACCTGGAGGCCGTCCTGCGCTCCGAGTGCCGCATCGTCTTCCTGCTCTACGGCACCGTCCTCGACCTGCCCGCGATCGTGCAGCGGCTCAAGGACGACGGCCGGATCGTGCTCGTCAACGTCGACCTGCTCGAAGGCTTCGCGGGCAAGGAGATCGTGGTCCGGTACGTCAAGGAGCGGACGGCCGCCGACGGCGTGCTCAGCTCCAAGGCGTTCATGCTGCGCGCGGCCCGCGAGCTCGGCCTCTACGCGGTGCACCGCTTCTTCCTCATCGACTCGATGTCGTACCGCAACCTCGCCCCGCAGGTGCGCATGTCGAAGGCCGACTGCGTGGAGATCCTGCCGGGCTGCATGCCGCGGGTGATCTCCTGGGTCGTCGCGGACATCGACGTGCCGCTCATCGCGGGCGGGCTCGTCTGCGACCGGGACGACGTGTTCGCAGCCCTGAAGGCTGGCGCGAGCGCCATCGCCTCGTCGAACCGCGAGGTCTGGGCGATGTGA